One Macadamia integrifolia cultivar HAES 741 unplaced genomic scaffold, SCU_Mint_v3 scaffold2315, whole genome shotgun sequence genomic region harbors:
- the LOC122066274 gene encoding APO protein 4, mitochondrial-like: CRFCLELFIGENGHLIETCHGFRRRAKNQDHTWIDGTLNDILVPVETFHLQGVSQDVIKHDQKFDFERFPVVLELCRQAGANVYDECLYKSSSTSDNGKNYSVIAESLSRPELTSVAKLTLEAWERLRAGVQKLLLVYPAKVCKCCSEVHVGPSGHKAQIYGVLKYEGRRGTHIWKKAKVDDLVPPNVVWRQRPQDPLLLLDNGWDFYGHAPAVIELCLQAGATIPVKYFCMMKIQGLPPPFD, encoded by the coding sequence TGCAGGTTCTGCCTAGAATTATTTATCGGTGAAAATGGTCATCTGATTGAAACTTGCCATGGTTTTAGGCGGCGTGCCAAGAACCAGGACCATACCTGGATTGATGGTACCTTGAATGATATTCTCGTCCCTGTTGAGACCTTTCACCTCCAGGGTGTGTCTCAAGATGTCATCAAGCATGaccaaaaatttgattttgaacgTTTTCCGGTTGTCCTGGAGCTATGCCGTCAAGCTGGGGCCAATGTATATGATGAATGCCTGTACAAAAGCAGCTCAACATCAGACAATGGGAAAAATTATAGTGTCATTGCTGAGTCCTTGTCACGGCCTGAGCTAACATCAGTGGCGAAGTTAACTTTGGAGGCATGGGAGAGGCTTAGAGCAGGTGTCCAGAAATTATTGTTGGTTTATCCAGCAAAGGTCTGCAAATGTTGTTCAGAAGTTCATGTTGGACCCTCTGGTCACAAGGCACAGATTTATGGAGTGTTAAAGTATGAGGGTCGGCGGGGTACCCATATATGGAAGAAGGCCAAAGTAGATGATTTGGTGCCTCCCAATGTCGTTTGGCGGCAGCGGCCTCAGGATCCCCTTCTGCTTCTGGATAATGGATGGGATTTTTATGGTCATGCTCCGGCTGTGATTGAGCTGTGCCTGCAAGCTGGGGCAACTATACCTGTCAAATATTTCTGTATGATGAAGATACAAGGTTTACCACCACCCTTTGATTAG